The stretch of DNA CTGGAATTgctctgtctcccctctcccGCCCATCCCTGCAAAAATATGGGAGGAAGGGAGGTGGGCCCACTCGCTGCATTAGTATTCATTGAaagagtgtgagtgagagagagagcgagagagagagagagagagagagagaagaggaggaggaggaggagaggggtgcCTTCCAACAAATGTCGAGGAACCAGACCGGTGTGCAAAACTGATAAGAGACTGGCTCCCCCTAGAGTCAATGATCTAACTGCATGGTATCAATTTGGTATCAATGTTATCAATCCACTTACAGGATAAGTCGATGTTCAACTTTATAGATCAAATGTAAAGATCTGAGCTTTGCTTCTCTCTGAAATCAATGTTTCTGATCTCTGTGTGAAGAAGCACTGTCACCTTTTACGCTATACACTCTCCGTTTTGCATAAAAATTGGACAAAGCATTTAAGGACTTTCTGTTCACATCCATGGTGTTGTGAGGCAAACTGAtccttttctctgcattttgcCCCAAAACAAACTCAGTGTTGCTATGGTGACAGATGACCGCTCTGAAGTGTCCAAATCAAAGCTAGTAGCATACAAAGATAGGTGGTCAAAAGCACCCTTCAAAGGCAAAGACTGCAGTGTATCTCCACACTAgtctattttctctgtttctgctaTCTGGAATGACATATGGTCAAATGaccatatttatttaaatcattaCATTTCACTTAGTATGCAAACAAAGACAGGACACTACATTGTGTACAATAGGCTTTATAGAGGCTTACACTAAAAAGAGTGTGAGGTAAAccacactgttttgttttattctcttcagCGAATATCTTGTTTTCAATTTATTCCCACAGCCAACACTGCAGCGCATATATAGTTTTGTTCTATCTataataaagtttttatttatagttaaatgaagacagagatagaaagaggcagagagatggtGACAGATGTTGAAAGAAAATATGATTACAAATCCCCACAGTCCCCTCAGTCTCATCTGCTGACCCGCTCATCAGACAGTAATTACTTAAGTCACAATCAAACTCAGCTCAGGCTTATAATGACAAGTGGGATGTGTAAGACTGATGGGCCACAATTTTAAGCAAGCTCTCCTTCATTTTTGAATAATCCATCAGGGATGTAAGTAATTACCTCACAATGATGTTGACGGTGATATCCATGTGAATGAGGCTCAAAATGTGACAGAGGGGAATCAGTTATTGCATCTTTCCCCTCTCTTAGCTGATCTTGGATGGACCCATCAAACCAGGCAGCACGAGAATGGTTCTGTGACACATTAAGCCGTTTCTTCTCAAGCTTTAGGCAAGTTTCAGACATCTGCGAAAATACAACAAGCATCAGTGTAGAAAGAACAAGGTGATAAATGTCATAGTCAACATAAtattcaacatgtttttatgttaatttcCTAATAACAGACCTTTGCACCTGTGCGCTCAGGTACAGCCACTGCCTTCTGCTTCAGCAGAGCAGCTGGGGTTCAGCACCTTAAAACAGTAACtgaagagagatggagaacatcagttttttccttcttaaagTGTTTGCATTAGATCTGAACCAGTGGCTGTTAACATTTAGAGTTCTGATGGAGGACGTTGATGAGGAAAGTAAAACTAATTTGATCAACAACGGATGGCAAATACACGTAAAAGACCTGAACGTAGTCTATAGATTGCGTATTATAACATTCCGCTGAAAATTTATACATTCGATTATAGACTCactctttatatattttacacgAAATTCACGTTACCTTAAAACTGTTGCAAGTAAATGTCGGTTGGGAAGATGTATTAGTGTGCCACATTGCCGCCTTGTGGTCGATATGCAGTCATTTGATCGACCGTGTGGTGTTGGATTGAGCATGCCTGGCTTCATGTACCGAACGGTCATAACGCAGAGATGGCAACACTGTCATCACCGCTACGAGTCTGTCGAGGGATACTGAAAGAATTACGTGCCATACAAGGAGCGAGTTACAAACAGTCTCTGGCCTACAGCTATGTTATCGACCAGTTTCGTAAAAATAAGGCGAGTTTCTAACCGACTGCGTTTCAGCTAACATCTAGCTAGCGCTTAGCCAACTACCAATATAAACTGCATGGCATAGCGTTAGCTAACCCGACAACTCTCAAATCATAATGTTCCCACTTTGCGTGTTATGTGGAAATTATTTTTGCCCTTCAGCCTTTCACAAAACGTGGGAATAGAGCGAATACCTAGCATGGCActggtgtgttgtttttgccaGCTTTGTAATACTTGCAAGCAAGAGTTCAACGCAAGGTGACTGAAGCAGAAGGACATGTTAACATTAGCCAGAAGCTAACGAGTCTTATCATAGCTCGGGTTAAGACGCAGGCCACTGCCGTCTCAGTctaatgataaattaattataatagTGCGTACGAACACCTGAGTGTGtgtaaatcatcatcatcatcatcatcatcatcatcatcatcattattatcatcgtCGTCGTTGTTGTTGGACCTCAGCGTAAACATGAACCCAAATTGAATAAATTCACCAGCATCATCCACTATAATCGTCTACATATGGCTTGATAACTTTTATGTAACATAAAAAGTTATCAAGTTGTTTGTATCAATCCGCGGGGGTAAATAGATACTTTCATctatgtttaaaatgtttttatctgtagTGAACACTAGATGTTTTTAGAAGCGCTACATGACCTAATCCATCTTCACAGAAACAACACTGTGGACacttttattgttaatttttttaataagcgTATCAATTTGGAAAGAAGAAATCCTCCAAACCATTAGTcgacaaagatttttttcactcaacGACAGCCCAACTGCCTGTTGAATTAAAGGGTTGGGGTTTTTAAGCATATAGGCTTAAAGCTTGTATTATTTATGCTTGGGAGAACATGGCTCACCAGGCTGGTTTAATATATGTATAgtcactgaagaaaaacagctaGGAGGAACACTTGCttgtcagtgtgtatttgtccCACTCTGAAAAGAACCATAATGTTTATGTGAAGCTCTATAGGGACTGGTACAAATGCTTTCTGTCCATATAGCTGTTACGGTtgatgaaggggaaaaaaacattgtggcGGAAAACCCGGTGACATGGgcacatttgtttatgttgtacTCTTTTACCAGAGTCATTGCTAACTCCAAGTTGTCCACCAGCTAGCACTCAAGGCTTTATCTTTACATCTTTACAAATcttgatttgtttcatttttgtctgtgagAAGTGATTtaataaacagcaaaaaaacaaatttcaataCTGTGTAAAGGAACTGACCACTTGGCAGCCACCGTCAGTGTTATCTATTTATGGTATGATCTGGTACATCATTTGATCGTCactaatattttctttcttttcctcgcTCACAGTTAACAGGAGAAAGGTACTGCCGTGCCCAGCAGGAGGCACACCATGCCTCTCAAACATACCTGTGTTTGTTGGCATCTACCAGGAACCACCTGGCCCTGCACAGCCTTTATCATGGCAAGGGAGAGCGCAGCCCAGAAGAAGTGGCTGGTCTAGTGGGGCTCAGGTTGCCCACTCAGCCAGGAGGTAAAGGCTGGGAGAAATGAGGACAAGGGAAGGTGCAACATCTTGAATCTcttcaaaaatgacatttctgtGGCTGATTCATCTGGCCTCTTATAATTCACCTCATATAAAGTAAACTCCAAAAGGATAGATAGATATTTGGCTAGAGTCTGGCAGACTGGAGACTGTGCCATCATGGACTGCTTTTAGGGAGTACCTGTTGTGTCATTCTAACAATTTTCAAGGAGAAGTGGGGCGTATGATTATAATCTAATCTGAGTGTATCTGAAGCAACTGTGAAAGTATAAATTATGATTACAAATCTCTTGTTGAgctgtaaatatactgtacactacATCTTATCCACAcctgcttttatttgtgtttcctAACTGTTGAAGCATCTTTTGAAAACCAAAAGCCAATATATAATTTGATTCATCTGTCccattaaaatattaatcactgttacactttgtgttttttttaagaacccATATCAGATTAACAAACATCCTGCTTCTGTACCAATTAAACGATTAATTAAACCCATCTGTTACTACATTTACATGTAGTAACAGGTAAAAGTAAATATGCATGACACTAATCAGATGGATGGAATCACTGAGGATATTTAAAATACAAGTATGTTATTTGTTGAATGTGAAATTATGAAGTCACATGGGCGTGGTGAATTAATGTCTAAATAGTCACAGCTGTTTGTGCAGTTGTCTGTGAGTTTCTTTACAGTTTTATCCTATTAGACTTGTCTTCCATGGAGGCATACACTTCCTTTCTGGTAGTTGTCTTCTATTTTGGTGCTTTTGCGTGAGTGTATGATGGGATGGACAACAAACAGGAACCTATGTTCACAATAGCCTTGCAGTAAATACCAGCTTGATCAAGCTCATGGACAACCTTGTGTTGTTAAAGAACTCTCATATCAAagttatttcagtctttttggGTGATAGTCTTGTGCTTATGCAGAAGATGTTTGAGACATTTGAGAGCATATAATGACTTGTGCAGCTCCCATTATAACTGACTTAGCTTATTAAAGGCTATgtcctttttcatgttttgcttgtttgcttttccCTTTCAACCCCAGCTACAAAACAAGTCATCAAGTTGAATAGCAATAGCTATTAGATTATTGCTGGCTATTAACAGTAACTGTTTAAGCAAGGTTGCACAGCAACACAAAGCAGCTTACAGAGGTACAAAGAGCTAGCGTG from Xiphias gladius isolate SHS-SW01 ecotype Sanya breed wild chromosome 3, ASM1685928v1, whole genome shotgun sequence encodes:
- the fmc1 gene encoding protein FMC1 homolog produces the protein MATLSSPLRVCRGILKELRAIQGASYKQSLAYSYVIDQFRKNKLTGERYCRAQQEAHHASQTYLCLLASTRNHLALHSLYHGKGERSPEEVAGLVGLRLPTQPGGKGWEK